From the genome of Chanos chanos chromosome 5, fChaCha1.1, whole genome shotgun sequence, one region includes:
- the apold1a gene encoding uncharacterized protein apold1a produces the protein MFRKDASSPVLKPSPADSDSETPQEEETEDSQDNLSTKELSASSNSLSDNNTTKEKGGVFSGIFKKQKTSADGTPAEDSLSAHSELSASNDSLTESDNIKGKGGMFSGMFKKTPKVKDNASAEEDKMSLNSDLTASNDSLCDNSNTKEKGGVLSGFLKKFPKSTENTAADEDNLSTRRDISGSNDNLADGNNTREKPDGMLSGIFRRSPKPAVRFTTDTHPLTEHGEISGSNDSLSEIDSTKDNRSVHKGLSASCDSLSENNAAKEAIVEEPVEMQELPPLQENTVEVEQVEMAAFPTEGNPLEMEDDEGLMEWWRQVEGWNEWNETTHFNEDEEEEALEAASDRVFMAARLFVSLFNQRGASLQQRILELLAVADGVDNFHKKTVSAAVGGGVASVVGSVATITGLILAPFTFGTSIIVTAVGIGVATAGSISSATANITDTVHAKMDRKKVEKMIQGYQEEIKDIRECLEFVQEGIDTLQEWNFEKYSESVAKKHLSHNIKHVMKEGGRAGKALMINTDKLISTVQVLSVAGGAAKAAQAISVTTGVMSALFLALDVFFLAKDSHELRKGAKTQFASKIRDVCKELQDGLLELNKVKTQLQKTMDGIELEEYEEEAEVEEEVEDDEDDLVSDPVKLAQLEQELDELEEKLDKETRPEQKPVKNKSGESERSGKISTSCFFASSRSANTSSNATDLSFELSGNSTGYIALGLAASQSMPASIVFVCGNDNTSFFFRTASNSNATAGLEVTNSPNVDSIQNLINGSLIQCTFTARNLSSTSFSLTLFEGTTNAVIALFSILTLRMLC, from the exons ATGTTCCGCAAAGATGCCTCCTCCCCTGTCCTTAAG CCAAGCCCAGCAGACAGTGATTCAGAAACTCCACAGGAAGAGGAAACTGAGGACAGTCAG GATAACCTCTCCACCAAAGAACTGTCTGCCAGCAGTAACAGCCTCTCTGACAATAATACTACTAAG GAGAAAGGGGGTGTCTTCAGTGGGattttcaaaaaacagaaaacgtCAGCCGACGGAACACCTGCTGAG GACAGTCTATCTGCGCACAGTGAACTCTCAGCCAGCAATGACAGTCTCACTGAGAGTGATAACATCAAG GGCAAAGGTGGCATGTTTAGTGGAATGTTCAAGAAAACTCCAAAAGTCAAAGACAATGCCTCTGCTGAGGAG GACAAAATGTCACTAAATAGTGACCTCACAGCCAGCAACGACAGTCTTTGTGACAACAGTAACACCAAG GAAAAAGGAGGCGTACTGAGTGGCTTTTTAAAGAAGTTTCCTAAATCCACCGAGAACACTGCTGCTGATGAG GATAATCTTTCCACACGCCGTGATATCTCCGGCAGCAACGACAATCTCGCTGATGGCAATAACACAAGG GAGAAACCAGATGGAATGCTGAGTGGAATCTTCCGGCGTTCTCCTAAACCTGCTGTACGCTTTACTACTGATACG CACCCTCTCACCGAACACGGCGAAATCTCAGGCAGCAATGACAGCCTGTCTGAAATTGACAGCACAAAG GACAATCGTTCTGTACACAAGGGGCTCTCAGCCAGCTGTGATAGTCTCTCTGAGAACAATGCTGCCAAG GAGGCCATAGTTGAGGAGCCAGTGGAGATGCAGGAATTGCCCCCCCTGCAG GAGAATACAGTAGAAGTTGAGCAAGTGGAGATGGCAGCATTCCCTACTGAAGGCAACCCTCTGGAAATGGAG GACGATGAAGGACTGATGGAGTGGTGGAGACAAGTTGAGG GCTGGAATGAATGGAATGAAACAACGCATTTtaatgaggatgaagaggagga GGCTTTGGAGGCGGCATCAGACCGTGTGTTTATGGCGGCCCGTCTCTTCGTGAGCTTGTTTAATCAACGCGGCGCTTCACTGCAGCAGCGTATTCTGGAGCTCCTAGCAGTGGCTGATGGCGTGGATAACTTCCATAAGAAGACTGTGTCAGCAGCTGTCGGGGGAGGGGTGGCCAGTGTGGTCGGCAGTGTTGCCACCATAACGGGTCTCATCCTGGCACCTTTTACATTTGGCACCTCCATCATTGTAACTGCAGTGGGTATTGGTGTTGCGACAGCCGGCAGCATCTCCTCAGCTACAGCCAACATCACAGACACGGTCCACGCTAAAATGGACCGCAAGAAGGTGGAGAAGATGATCCAGGGGTATCAGGAGGAGATCAAGGACATTAGAGAATGCTTGGAGTTTGTACAG gaagGGATAGACACTCTGCAGGAGTGGAACTTTGAGAAGTACTCTGAGAGTGTGGCCAAGAAGCATCTGAGCCATAACATCAAACACGTGATGAAGGAGGGTGGACGTGCAGGCAAAGCACTCATGATCAACACAGACAAGCTCATTAGCACCGTGCAGGTCCTCAGCGTGGCTGGTGGGGCTGCCAAAGCTGCACAGGCCATCAGTGTCACCACAGGTGTCATGTCTGCGCTTTTCCTCGCCCTTGACGTTTTCTTCCTTGCTAAAGACTCTCACGAGTTGCGAAAGGGTGCTAAGACTCAGTTTGCTTCCAAGATCCGTGACGTGTGCAAAGAACTGCAAGATGGCCTCCTGGAACTGAACAAGGTGAAAACTCAGCTGCAGAAGACCATGGATGGCATCGAACTAGAGGAGTATGAAGAGGAGGcagaggtagaggaggaggtggaagatgatgaggatgatttGGTGTCAGATCCTGTCAAACTGGCTCAACTTGAACAGGAGCTCGATGAGCTGGAGGAAAAACTCGACAAGGAGACTCGCCCAGAGCAGAAACCCGTGAAAAACAAGAGTGGAGAGTCTGAGAGAAGTGGCAAGa TTAGCACTTCTTGCTTCTTTGCCTCGTCGCGCTCCGCCAACACGTCATCAAACGCTACAGATCTTTCCTTTGAACTCAGTGGAAATTCAACAGGCTACATTGCCCTCGGACTAGCTGCTAGCCAGTCCATG CCGGCAAGCATAGTCTTTGTCTGTGGTAACGACAACACCAGTTTCTTCTTCCGTACGGCCAGTAACTCCAATGCCACAGCAGGACTTGAAGTAACTAATTCG CCAAATGTGGACTCAATTCAAAACTTAATCAATGGAAGCTTAATCCAGTGCACTTTCACTGCTCGTAACCTCAGCAGCACAAGtttctccctcaccctcttTGAGGGCACTACCAATG CTGTTATTGCCCTGTTCAGTATCCTGACTCTCCGCATGCTCTGCTGA